In the Flavobacterium acetivorans genome, one interval contains:
- the hisH gene encoding imidazole glycerol phosphate synthase subunit HisH translates to MKIVIINYGAGNIQSILFAIERLGFTAVLSNNPTEIKTADKVIFPGVGEASSAMKMLLESGLDDLISTLKQPVLGICLGMQLMCNKSEEGNTKGLGIFDVDVIKFSSKVKVPQMGWNQIYNLKSPLFEGIKEKEYMYLVHSYYAPNCAEAIATTDYEVEYASALHKNNFYGTQFHPEKSGDAGEQILGNFLKL, encoded by the coding sequence ATGAAAATAGTAATTATAAATTACGGAGCGGGAAATATTCAGAGCATCCTATTTGCTATCGAAAGACTGGGATTTACAGCTGTTTTAAGTAACAATCCTACCGAAATTAAAACTGCCGATAAAGTAATCTTTCCCGGAGTAGGCGAAGCGAGTTCTGCAATGAAAATGCTTTTAGAAAGCGGTTTGGATGATTTGATTTCTACACTTAAGCAACCCGTCTTGGGAATTTGCCTAGGAATGCAATTGATGTGCAATAAATCTGAAGAAGGAAATACCAAAGGTTTAGGGATTTTTGATGTGGATGTAATTAAATTCTCTTCAAAAGTAAAAGTACCGCAAATGGGTTGGAACCAAATTTACAATCTCAAATCTCCTTTATTCGAAGGAATTAAAGAAAAGGAATACATGTATTTAGTGCACAGTTATTATGCGCCAAACTGCGCCGAAGCCATCGCAACTACTGATTACGAGGTAGAATATGCTTCGGCTTTACATAAAAATAATTTCTATGGAACCCAATTTCACCCAGAAAAAAGTGGCGATGCTGGAGAGCAAATCTTAGGAAATTTTCTAAAACTTTAA
- the hisA gene encoding 1-(5-phosphoribosyl)-5-[(5-phosphoribosylamino)methylideneamino]imidazole-4-carboxamide isomerase, translated as MRIIPAIDIIEGKCVRLSKGDYNTKIIYNENPLEVAKEFEAHGIEYLHLVDLDGAKSNQIVNYKILEQIATKTNLKIDFGGGLKSDSDLKIAFESGANQITGGSIAVKNRTIFEKWIAEYGADKIILGADANNEKVAVSGWLEDSNEDLIPFIQDYQNKGIQYVICTDIAKDGMLEGPSFDLYAKILEQAVGIKLIASGGISTFDELPKLAELGCEGTIIGKAIYEGRISMKQLEEYIIRK; from the coding sequence ATGAGAATAATACCCGCAATAGATATCATCGAAGGGAAATGTGTACGCTTATCAAAAGGCGATTACAATACTAAGATTATTTACAATGAGAACCCGCTAGAAGTGGCCAAGGAATTTGAGGCGCATGGAATCGAATACTTACATTTGGTGGATTTAGACGGAGCCAAATCAAACCAAATTGTCAATTATAAAATACTGGAACAAATTGCTACGAAAACAAACTTGAAAATTGATTTTGGAGGCGGATTGAAATCGGATTCCGATTTAAAAATTGCTTTTGAAAGCGGTGCCAATCAAATTACCGGTGGAAGTATTGCAGTTAAAAACAGGACAATATTCGAAAAATGGATCGCCGAATATGGTGCAGATAAAATCATACTTGGAGCAGACGCCAACAACGAAAAAGTAGCCGTTTCGGGCTGGCTTGAAGATTCAAACGAAGATTTGATTCCGTTTATTCAAGATTATCAAAATAAAGGAATTCAATACGTTATTTGTACCGATATTGCCAAAGACGGTATGTTAGAAGGACCGAGTTTTGATTTGTATGCCAAAATACTGGAGCAAGCAGTAGGCATAAAATTAATCGCCTCGGGTGGAATTTCAACTTTTGATGAATTGCCCAAACTGGCTGAACTGGGTTGCGAAGGAACCATCATCGGAAAAGCGATTTATGAAGGACGAATTTCTATGAAACAATTGGAAGAGTACATAATTAGAAAATGA
- the hisF gene encoding imidazole glycerol phosphate synthase subunit HisF: MLTKRIIPCLDIKNGRTVKGVNFVDLRDAGDPVELAKIYSDEGADELVFLDISATEERRKTLVDLVRKVASTINIPFTVGGGIASVSDVEILLQNGADKVSINSSAVKNPQLINDLAQKFGSQCVVVAIDAKQIDEQWIVHLVGGKVPTELNLFDWAKEVEQRGAGEILFTSMDNDGTKNGFANEALAKLSQLVNIPIIASGGAGTVQHFVDCFKAGKADAALAASVFHFKEIEIKTLKEQLKNNNVEVRI; encoded by the coding sequence ATGCTTACAAAAAGAATAATACCCTGTCTGGATATAAAAAATGGACGAACTGTAAAAGGGGTTAATTTTGTCGATTTACGCGACGCTGGAGATCCGGTGGAACTAGCTAAAATCTACTCGGACGAAGGAGCCGATGAGTTGGTTTTTTTAGATATTTCTGCAACCGAAGAAAGAAGAAAAACCTTGGTCGATTTGGTTCGTAAAGTAGCTTCTACGATCAATATTCCGTTTACTGTGGGTGGTGGAATTGCATCAGTATCAGATGTTGAGATTTTATTGCAAAATGGTGCTGACAAAGTTTCTATCAATTCATCGGCAGTCAAAAATCCGCAGTTGATTAATGATTTGGCACAAAAATTCGGTAGTCAATGCGTGGTGGTTGCGATTGACGCCAAACAAATCGATGAACAATGGATCGTTCATTTGGTAGGAGGCAAGGTTCCAACTGAATTGAACTTGTTTGACTGGGCAAAGGAAGTAGAGCAACGTGGCGCAGGAGAAATTCTTTTCACCTCGATGGATAACGACGGAACCAAGAACGGTTTTGCCAATGAAGCTTTGGCAAAACTATCCCAATTGGTCAATATTCCTATAATTGCTTCAGGAGGAGCCGGAACTGTTCAGCATTTTGTAGATTGCTTTAAAGCAGGAAAAGCAGATGCAGCTTTGGCGGCAAGTGTATTTCATTTTAAAGAAATTGAAATAAAAACCTTAAAAGAACAGCTTAAAAATAACAATGTTGAAGTTCGGATATAG
- the hisIE gene encoding bifunctional phosphoribosyl-AMP cyclohydrolase/phosphoribosyl-ATP diphosphatase HisIE has product MKLDFSKNTDGLIPAIIQDSETKNVLMLGYMNSEAYDKTIETRKVTFYSRSKQRLWTKGEESGNFLHLIDVKNDCDNDTLLIQVKPEGPTCHKGTDSCWGLENKTDYGFISDLENTIKIRRENADSEKSYVASLFKLGINKIAQKVGEEAIEVVIEAKDENDDLFLSESADLLFHYLILLQAKGFQLNDVVNVLKSRKK; this is encoded by the coding sequence ATGAAATTAGATTTTTCAAAAAATACAGATGGTTTGATACCAGCCATTATTCAAGACAGCGAAACTAAAAATGTCCTGATGCTGGGTTACATGAATTCAGAAGCTTACGATAAAACGATCGAAACCAGAAAAGTGACTTTCTACAGCAGATCAAAACAAAGACTTTGGACCAAAGGGGAGGAAAGCGGCAACTTTTTGCATCTAATAGATGTTAAAAATGATTGCGACAATGATACTTTATTAATCCAAGTGAAGCCGGAAGGTCCCACTTGTCATAAAGGAACGGATAGCTGTTGGGGATTAGAAAATAAAACGGATTACGGATTTATTTCAGATTTAGAAAACACAATTAAAATAAGAAGAGAAAACGCCGATTCTGAAAAAAGTTATGTGGCTTCCTTGTTTAAATTAGGAATCAACAAAATTGCTCAAAAAGTAGGAGAGGAAGCCATCGAAGTGGTCATCGAAGCCAAAGACGAAAATGATGATTTGTTTTTGAGCGAAAGCGCCGATTTACTTTTTCATTACCTCATTTTATTGCAAGCCAAAGGATTTCAATTAAATGACGTTGTGAATGTATTGAAAAGCCGAAAAAAATAG
- a CDS encoding leucyl aminopeptidase family protein, translating to MKTKQIAHLENYSGTILIPVFETNSKSIIPIKFEDVEISSKVFFGKKDTHYLAEYKGNTYIFIGLGKAIDYKSIKTIFRRIAAKEIESFGKNVALFIPKQFSTELVEATISGLLLGTYDLGHYKIKETHPFLNDHFELEILSNNDYSATINRAIKIARAQLETLSLVDLPPNKVTPKYLANWAVDKGAKYGFEVEVLGLEACQIQGLGAFLAVGKASQNEPQFIIMKYTPKESIPNLKHVGFVGKGITFDTGGLNIKTAGMLEMKCDMAGGAAVFGAMQLIADLQLAVKITAIVPCAENSVDSRSLLPSDVIHSYSGNSIEIIDTDAEGRLILADGLSYLIKNFQPEYIIDIATLTGSSMGTFGHECAALFTNNETISKKIQETGDAIGERLWPLPLWEAYKQDIESDIADVKNYSGKPLAGAITAAKFLEYFTQEHPAWAHLDIAGVAFGDDEFAKSKHATAYGVHLLTQFIEQL from the coding sequence ATGAAAACGAAACAAATAGCCCATTTAGAAAATTATTCAGGAACTATTTTAATACCGGTTTTTGAGACGAATTCGAAAAGTATCATTCCTATAAAATTTGAAGATGTAGAAATCTCTTCCAAAGTTTTTTTTGGAAAAAAAGATACGCACTATCTTGCCGAGTATAAAGGGAATACTTATATATTCATTGGTTTAGGAAAAGCGATTGATTACAAATCCATCAAGACCATTTTCAGGAGAATCGCCGCAAAAGAGATAGAAAGCTTTGGAAAAAACGTAGCGTTATTCATTCCGAAACAATTTAGTACTGAATTAGTAGAGGCTACAATTTCAGGATTGCTTCTGGGAACCTATGATTTAGGTCATTATAAAATTAAAGAAACGCATCCTTTTCTGAACGATCATTTTGAATTAGAAATTTTATCGAATAATGATTATTCGGCAACTATAAATAGAGCGATAAAAATTGCCCGAGCCCAACTAGAAACCTTGAGCCTTGTTGATTTGCCACCAAATAAGGTTACACCTAAATATTTAGCAAATTGGGCAGTTGACAAAGGAGCAAAATATGGCTTTGAAGTTGAAGTCTTAGGACTGGAAGCCTGTCAAATTCAGGGTTTAGGTGCATTTTTGGCCGTTGGTAAAGCAAGCCAGAATGAACCTCAGTTCATAATTATGAAATACACACCTAAAGAAAGTATACCTAATTTAAAGCATGTTGGATTCGTAGGAAAAGGAATCACCTTTGATACGGGTGGTTTAAACATCAAAACAGCAGGAATGCTGGAAATGAAATGCGATATGGCTGGCGGAGCAGCCGTTTTTGGCGCTATGCAACTCATTGCCGACTTACAATTAGCAGTTAAAATAACCGCTATTGTTCCTTGTGCCGAAAATTCGGTAGATAGTAGGTCGCTTTTGCCCAGTGATGTAATCCATAGTTATAGCGGAAATTCAATCGAAATCATTGATACAGATGCTGAAGGACGACTCATTCTAGCCGATGGATTATCGTATTTAATTAAGAACTTTCAACCCGAATATATTATAGATATCGCCACATTAACGGGAAGCAGTATGGGTACATTTGGTCACGAATGCGCCGCTTTATTTACCAATAATGAAACTATTTCAAAAAAAATACAAGAAACGGGAGATGCAATTGGTGAACGATTGTGGCCATTACCACTTTGGGAGGCCTATAAACAAGATATCGAAAGCGATATTGCCGATGTCAAAAATTATAGTGGAAAACCGCTTGCTGGAGCTATCACCGCCGCTAAATTTCTGGAATATTTTACTCAGGAACATCCAGCTTGGGCACATTTAGACATTGCTGGTGTCGCATTTGGGGATGATGAATTTGCTAAAAGCAAACATGCGACTGCTTATGGGGTACACTTGTTAACCCAATTCATTGAACAGTTGTAA